A window from Urocitellus parryii isolate mUroPar1 chromosome 1, mUroPar1.hap1, whole genome shotgun sequence encodes these proteins:
- the Smim23 gene encoding small integral membrane protein 23 produces MATQQMESMGQVAGELLEARRGGHCEDKKQTLLALLVLVLYLTTGISGRSWEMSERIRECGHPQHPVSPQGFYYHPSDPAEEPIKVLRNWVKKNLHGFLEMLEEEVKELERLVRDLESWLDALLGEPHPHPEEPCSTHKAPL; encoded by the exons ATGGCAACCCAACAGATGGAGAGCATGGGGCAGGTGGCTGGCGAGCTGCTGGAGGCGAGAAGGGGCGGCCACTGTGAGGACAAGAAGCAG ACGCTGCTGGCCTTGCTGGTCTTGGTGCTGTACCTGACCACAGGAATATCAG GAAGAAGCTGGGAGATGTCTGAAAGGATCAGGGAATGTGGCCACCCCCAGCATCCTGTGTCTCCCCAG GGCTTTTACTATCACCCCAGCGACCCTGCTGAAGAGCCGATCAAAGTCCTCAGGAACTGGGTGAAGAAGAATTTGCATGGTTTCTTGGAGATGTTGGAGGAAGAAGTGAAGGAGCTGGAGCGGCTGGTGCGGGACCTGGAATCATGGCTGGACGCTCTCCTGGGAGAGCCGCACCCACACCCGGAGGAGCCCTGCTCCACCCACAAGGCTCCCCTGTGA